AGCACCCATCATCCTGCTCTCTTTCGCCATAGCCCTCGCCGCACAGCAAGCCCCGCCGCCCATGCAGTCCACCGCCGCAGCCGACGCCGCGCAGCGCGACTCCAGCTTCATTGACTCCGAGGGCCGCGCCCACATCACCCGCATCATCCCCGTCCCTGCCGGACTCAGCCCACAGTCCCGCTACTGGCTCTCGGAGCAGGTTCCCGACGGCGACCCGCATGAGTCGCTCGCCCACCGCCGCGAAGGCACCGACAAGTGGGCCGCCAACGCCCGCGATCAATGGCTCGCGCTCTACCCCGCCAAGCTGACCGAAGACAAAATCGCAGGCGTCCCGGTCCGCATCGTCGTCCCCGAAGGCGTGCCCGACGCCAATAAAGACAAAGTCCTGCTCAACCTGCACGGTGGCGGCTTCAACTCCGACTCCGGCTCCTACACCGAGACGATTCCCCTCGCCGGAATGACCAAAATCAAGTGCGTCGCCGTCCTCTACCGCCTCGCACCCGAGTTCCCATTCCCCGCCGCCGTCGACGACTCCATCGCCGTCTACAAAGAGCTGCTCAAGACCTACAAACCCGACCACATCGTCATCTACGGCACCTCGGCTGGAGCGATCCTCACCGGCGAAGTCGCCGTCAAAATCAAGCAGCTCGGCCTGCCCATGCCCGCCGCCCTCGGCATCTTCTCCGGCATGGGAGACTTCGCCCGCCCCGGCGACTCGCTGGCTATGTACGCCTTGCGCGGCCTCTCCGGCCATCTCGACCCGCCGGACGACAGCAAACCGCACAACTCCGACTACCTCGGCAAAACAGACCCCAAAGATCCCGTCCTCTCACCCATCTACGCCGACCTGCACGGCCTGCCGCCCACACTCTTCGTCACCAGCGGCCGCGACCTGCTCCTGAGCGGCACAGCCAACCTCCACCGCGCATTCCTGAACGCAGGCAACGACGCCCGCCTGGTAGTCTACGACGCCTTGCCCCACGCCTTCTGGTACAGCACCAAACTCCCCGAAGCCCTCGAAGCCAACCACCTCATGGCCGACTTCCTGGCCAAACAGTTAGCGAAGTAACCGGTTGCGAGCGTGGGTGTGGATGTGGGTGTGGGTGCCCCAGGTCTCGCTTCTGAGACCTGGGACCAAATTCGCGCAAAGCACGAACCAACTGCGCAGAATTTCGCCACAAAGGCGCACAATCAAAACAGCAGCCATTGTCTTTGCTTTTTCTTGTCTGTCATTCCCGAAGGAAATCTGCTGTCAGAAATGCGCACCAAAACAGCCTAAAAAGGGCATTTAAGCACCCCAAAAATCAGCACAAAATGAATAAAATCAACACCTTACAGAAGAAAAACAGGTACCCCCTACCCCCCACCCAAATTTATTCCCCATCTCTTCGCCCAAAACCCTCTAAACTCTAGTCCATGATCCACAACGGCCTCCGCAAACTCCCGTACAATCCAGAAGCAGCACTCGCCCACCTGCGCGCCTCCGACCCCAAACTTGGCGCACTCATCGACCGCGCCGGCGAATTCCGCCTCAAACTCGGCCACACCGGAACGCCCTTCACCTCGCTGCTCGAATCCATCCTCTATCAGCAACTCCACGGCAAAGCCGCCGCGACCATCCATCGCCGAGTGTTGTTGATCTACGGCGGCCACGAACCCGCCGACCCACATCCGCAAGCGCTGCTCGACACGCCAGACGAAATCCTGCGCACCGCCGGCGTCTCCTTCAACAAAATCAAAGCCCTCAAGGACCTCGCCGCTCGCACCCTCGACGGCACCGTTCCCACCCACAAAGCAATCCTGAAAATGCCCGACACCGAAATCATCGAGCGCCTCAGCGAAGTGCGCGGCATCGGCACCTGGACCGTCGAAATGCTGCTCATCTTCCGCCTCGGCCGCCCCGACGTCCTCCCAGTGACGGACTACGGCGTCCGCAAAGGATTCGCGCTCACCTTCCAGCGCATCCCAAAATCCAGGGCAATCACCGCAGCCGACCTGCCCAAGCCCGAAGTCATGCTCAAACGCGCCAAGCGCTGGGCTCCGTTCCGCTCCGTTGCCTCCTGGTACCTGTGGCGCGCCTGCGACCTCGACGCAGCCAGCAGAAAAACCGCTGTGGAATAACCGCAGAATTGGGAGACCTCAGGCCATTTTTGACATCCAAGAAACAGGCCATTCCGCCTGTCGCAGGAAATTTCTTTACAATGGCCCAAGCGGGAAAGCCAGCCTGCTGAGGGGGCAAATTGCCGGCAGAAACAACGAAACGCTTCGTCTGCATTCACGGACATTTCTACCAGCCGCCTCGCGAAAACCCATGGCTTGAGACCATCGAGACACAGGACTCAGCCGCTCCCTACCACGACTGGAATGAGCGGATCTGCTCCGAGTGCTACGCCACCAATGGCGCCGCCCGCGTGGTCAACAATGAAAACCAGATCACCCGCATCGTCAACAACTACGCGCGTATGAGCTTCAACTTCGGCCCCACGCTGCTGAGCTGGCTGGCCGAAAACGCCCCACGCACCTATCGAATGATTCTGGACGGCGAGCGCCGCAGTTGCGGTCTCTTCGACGGCCATAGCTCGGCCATGGCGCAGGTCTACAACCACCTCATCATGCCTCTGGCCAGCCGCCGTGACCGCCTTACCCAAATCCGCTGGGGCATCTCCGACTACACCCACCGGTTCGGCCACCCTCCAGAAGGCATGTGGCTCGCCGAAACCGCCGCCGACACGGAAACCCTCGAACTACTTGCCCAGGAAGGTATTCGCTTCACTGTCCTCGCCCCGCGGCAATGCAAGCGAGTCCGGGCTCTTGCGACCGAAAAGACCGCAACCGGCGGTGCAAAGCCGACCGGCGACTGGATCAGCACACCGAACGCCAGCGTCGATCCGACGCACCCATATCTCGCGCGATTCGCCTCGGGAGCTTCGCTGGCAATCTTTTTCTACGATGGCCCAACCTCACGAGCCATCGCTTTTGAAGGGCTGCTCAACTCCGGCGAAAACTTCGTCTCCCGACTCAAACAGGGATTTCTCGATAACAACGAGCCGCAGCTTGTCCATGTGGCCACCGACGGCGAAAGCTACGGCCATCACCACAAACACGGCGAAATGGCCCTGGCTTACGCCCTGCGCCTCTTGGAACAGGACACGAACGCTGGGCTGATCAACTACGGCAGCTTCCTCGAACAGTTCCCGCCAAAATGGGAGGCCGAGATTTACGACAACTCCTCGTGGAGCTGCGACCACGGCGTGGAGCGCTGGCGGTCGAACTGCGGCTGCAACGGCGGAAAGCCTGGCTGGAACCAACTCTGGCGCGCTCCGCTCCGTGAAGCTCTCGACCAACTTCGCGATTCCCTCGTGCCGCTCACAGAGAAGGTCGGCAACCTGCTCTTCAAAGACGTGTGGGCGGCGCGCGACGAGTACATCAACATCATCCTCGACCGCAACCTCGAAAACGTCGAACGTTACTTCGATGCACACCAGCACCACCCGCTCACCGACGAAGAACGAATACGCACGCTCGAACTTATGGAAATGCAGCGGCATACGCAGCTGATGTACACCAGTTGCGGCTGGTTCTTTGACGACATTTCAGGCATTGAAACCGTGCAGATCATCGCCTACGCAGCCCGCGTCATCCAGCTGTCGCAGGAGTTGTTCCTCGAAGACGCCGCAGGCCTCGAACTGGCGTTCCTCGACAAGCTGGCCCAGGCCAAGTCCAATGTTCCTTCTGCCGGAGACGGCGCAAAAATATACACACAGCAGTGCCTTAACATGGAGCTCAGCCTCGAACAGGTGGCAGCGCACTACGCCATCAGTGCTGTCTTCTCCTCATTCGCCGACGAAACTGAGATCTTCTGCTACCAGATCCATCGCATCTCCTACGAAATCTTCAACTCAGGCCGAGGCCGTCTGGCGCTGGGCCGCGCCCGTATTACTTCATCGATCACCGGCAACTCGGAGAGCTTCTCGTTCGCCGTGCTCCACTTTGGCGACCAGAACATCACCGCAGCGGTCAAAGCCTATCAGCCCGATGACCCCACAGCAGCCGAAGGCTTTGAAAAAGTTGTCACGCAGGCTCGTGAGCAGGTACGCAACGCCAACTTCCCCGAGGTCATCCGCCTGCTGGACCGCTACTACGACCTCGACTACTCGCTCACCTCGCTCTTCCGCGATGATCAGCGCAGAATCATCCAGGTCATTCTCAACTCGACACTGGCCGACATTGAGGTTTCGCTCAAAAACATCTACGAAGATCATGCGAGCTTGCTGCATTACCTCGCCCAGACGGGCTTGCCGAAGCCACCCGCGCTTGCACTGGCCGCAGGATTCGCCGTCAACGCCGGACTACGCCGCGCTCTGGAAGCCGACCCCATCGATCTCTCGCTAGTTCGGTCTTTTCTCAACATGGCCAAGTCCGACGAGGTCCCGCTGGATACGCCAACTCTGACGTATGTTGCAGATCTGCGGATGAAGCGCGCCATGCTGGAACTCACGATGTCCTCCGGCAACCTGGAAATCCTCGATCGCGCTCTCAACCTGGCCCGCACCCTCACCGAACTGCCCTTTGAATTGAATCTCTGGCAGGCGCAGAACATCTGGTACGAAATCCTGCGAAGTTCGACCTACTCGCTCACCGCCCACGATCCCGAAGATCGTCCTCGCTGGGACCGGGACTTCCGCGAGCTCGGCTGTTGCCTTTCGATTGCCTGCGACATCATTACCGCCGAAGTCGCAGGGCCCGTTCCAGCGGATGATCTTTTAATTGCGGAAGCGTAGGTGGGACATCGCAAGCGGATGGAAGTCGAGAGATGCACTGTCGCAAAATCTCACACCAATGTCGACTGAGTCATTTGTTGAACTTCGCTTCCTGCGATACACAGAGGCTTCCGTGACTGGTTTCAAACTTGCCTCCCTTCCCCTGCTTGGTTTAGCTCTGACTCTATCCGCTTGCTCGCCATTTGCCTTCGCTCAGGATGTTCAATACAGCCCGCAGGGAGAGCAGATTCCCGGCCCATCCTGCGCCGGCATTCCGCAATGGTATGGTGGCAAGCCGCGCACCTGCCAGTCTGGCGAACTCGCCTTTTGGCTCAGCGACATCCGGCATTGGCGCGATGAGCGACGTTTGCGCATTGGTTTTGAACCGAGCATCTACGAAACTCCTGCGCTCAAGTGGACCCAGTCCAGCTTCATTCAGCCTCAGATGATGGTTCACGACCGCTTCTTCTACGATCCAGCAACGCAGAAATACACGGTCGACAAGTATCTTTCCGACCTCGAATCACGCTACGGCGGCATCGACAGCGTGCTTATCTGGCATACCTATCCCAACATCGGCATTGACAGCCGAAATCAGTTTGACATGCTCTCTGACCTGCCCGGCGGAATCCCCGCCGTGAAAGCCATGATCGCCGACTTCCATCGCCACGGCGTCAAAGTTCTCTTTCCTGTGATGGTCTGGGACCAGGGCACGCGGCCCGATCCCAACTTATGGCAGGAGCTAAACAAAGAGTTAGCCGAAATAGGCGCCGATGGAGTCAACGGAGATACGCTCGATGGCATTCCTCAAATGCTCGCCACGGACTCGCTCAAGAACGATCATCCCCTCGCGCTGGAGCCGGAAACGGGCCTTGCGGCCGATGAAATGATCAACTACAACACGATGACGTGGGGTTACTGGCGATACGACTTTATACCGTCTGTCAGCCGCTATAAATGGCTCGAACCGCGCCACATGGTCAACCTATCGAACCGATGGGCGCATAACCATCTCGACGATTTGCAGGCGGCCTTCTTCAACGGCACCGGCTTTGAAAGCTGGGAGAACATCTGGGGCATCTGGAACCAGCTTACCCCGCGCGACGCCGAAGCGTTGCGCCGCATCTCGGCCATTGAACGCGTCTTTGCGGCACAGTTGATAACTCCGGGATGGGAGCCGCATACGCCGACACGTAACTACGGCGTCTTCGCGAGTAAGTGGCCCACCGAAACCCAGACTCTCTGGACCCTCATTAATCGCAACCCCTACGAGATAGAAGGCGGCCAGTTGCGAATTCAGCAAGCCAAAGCCGCGCACTACTACGATCTCTGGCATGGCGTCGAGTTGCAGCCAACCATCGAAGACGGCGCAATCATCCTCGACTTCTCTATGGAAACCCATGGCTACGGCGCGATCCTCGAAACCACGCAATCATCCGCCGAGTTATCGCCTGCGATTCAGCAGCTTCTCACGCAGATGAAACTCCTTTCGCAGCAGCCGCTGGATTCCTTCTCGAATGAATGGGAATCGCTGCCTCAGAAACTGGTTCCGATCGACAAGACTGAGCCTGCCGCGAAACAGCCCGAAGGCATGATCCGCATCCCCGCCGCTGACTACACATTCCGCGTCAACGGCATCGAAATCGAAGGCATGAACGACGAAGGCGTCGATGTGCAGTATCCGTGGGAAGACTCCGCGCGGCGTTATCACGAGCACCGGATGCACGTCGACTCTTTCTGGATCGACAAGTTCCCTGTCACCAACGCCGACTTTAAGCGCTTCCTCGATGCCTCGCACTACCAGCCTGCCGACGCACACAACTTCCTCAAAGACTGGCAGAATGGCACGTATCCCGAAGGCTGGGCCAACAAGCCTGTGACCTGGGTCTCCATCGAAGACGCACGCGCTTACGCCAAATGGGCCGGCAAGCGCCTGCCTCACGAGTGGGAGTGGCAATACGCCGCGCAGGGCACAGATGGCCGCCGCTATCCGTGGGGTAACTATGAAGGGCCGGCGACGCCCGCCGCCACTCCTCAAGCCCAGCCAGCTTCGCAGCCAGCGCCTGCGCCTGCTGCGCCTATTTCGTCTCCAACTCCAGCGCCCGTAAAGGGTCCCGCAAAAGCAAGTCCAAGGACGACGCAGGCAGCCAAGCCGAGTTCCGCGCCTAATCCTCCTGCGACCGACAAGCCCGCTTCATCGGAAGCCTGTCCCACGTGCCCGCCGGTGGTGATGGGCTCGACTCCCGACCCAGACAGGGGTCGCGAAGCGTTGCCGCCGAGCGAAGTAAACTGGCATCCGCGAGGAGCAAGCCCGTTCGGTGTCATGGACCTCACGGGCAATGTGTGGCAATGGACCGACGAGTATGTCGATGAGCACACCCGGTTCGCGATCCTGCGCGGAGGCAG
This portion of the Acidicapsa acidisoli genome encodes:
- a CDS encoding alpha/beta hydrolase, with the protein product MRLAAPIILLSFAIALAAQQAPPPMQSTAAADAAQRDSSFIDSEGRAHITRIIPVPAGLSPQSRYWLSEQVPDGDPHESLAHRREGTDKWAANARDQWLALYPAKLTEDKIAGVPVRIVVPEGVPDANKDKVLLNLHGGGFNSDSGSYTETIPLAGMTKIKCVAVLYRLAPEFPFPAAVDDSIAVYKELLKTYKPDHIVIYGTSAGAILTGEVAVKIKQLGLPMPAALGIFSGMGDFARPGDSLAMYALRGLSGHLDPPDDSKPHNSDYLGKTDPKDPVLSPIYADLHGLPPTLFVTSGRDLLLSGTANLHRAFLNAGNDARLVVYDALPHAFWYSTKLPEALEANHLMADFLAKQLAK
- a CDS encoding DNA-3-methyladenine glycosylase family protein — protein: MIHNGLRKLPYNPEAALAHLRASDPKLGALIDRAGEFRLKLGHTGTPFTSLLESILYQQLHGKAAATIHRRVLLIYGGHEPADPHPQALLDTPDEILRTAGVSFNKIKALKDLAARTLDGTVPTHKAILKMPDTEIIERLSEVRGIGTWTVEMLLIFRLGRPDVLPVTDYGVRKGFALTFQRIPKSRAITAADLPKPEVMLKRAKRWAPFRSVASWYLWRACDLDAASRKTAVE
- a CDS encoding DUF3536 domain-containing protein yields the protein MPAETTKRFVCIHGHFYQPPRENPWLETIETQDSAAPYHDWNERICSECYATNGAARVVNNENQITRIVNNYARMSFNFGPTLLSWLAENAPRTYRMILDGERRSCGLFDGHSSAMAQVYNHLIMPLASRRDRLTQIRWGISDYTHRFGHPPEGMWLAETAADTETLELLAQEGIRFTVLAPRQCKRVRALATEKTATGGAKPTGDWISTPNASVDPTHPYLARFASGASLAIFFYDGPTSRAIAFEGLLNSGENFVSRLKQGFLDNNEPQLVHVATDGESYGHHHKHGEMALAYALRLLEQDTNAGLINYGSFLEQFPPKWEAEIYDNSSWSCDHGVERWRSNCGCNGGKPGWNQLWRAPLREALDQLRDSLVPLTEKVGNLLFKDVWAARDEYINIILDRNLENVERYFDAHQHHPLTDEERIRTLELMEMQRHTQLMYTSCGWFFDDISGIETVQIIAYAARVIQLSQELFLEDAAGLELAFLDKLAQAKSNVPSAGDGAKIYTQQCLNMELSLEQVAAHYAISAVFSSFADETEIFCYQIHRISYEIFNSGRGRLALGRARITSSITGNSESFSFAVLHFGDQNITAAVKAYQPDDPTAAEGFEKVVTQAREQVRNANFPEVIRLLDRYYDLDYSLTSLFRDDQRRIIQVILNSTLADIEVSLKNIYEDHASLLHYLAQTGLPKPPALALAAGFAVNAGLRRALEADPIDLSLVRSFLNMAKSDEVPLDTPTLTYVADLRMKRAMLELTMSSGNLEILDRALNLARTLTELPFELNLWQAQNIWYEILRSSTYSLTAHDPEDRPRWDRDFRELGCCLSIACDIITAEVAGPVPADDLLIAEA
- a CDS encoding formylglycine-generating enzyme family protein, coding for MTGFKLASLPLLGLALTLSACSPFAFAQDVQYSPQGEQIPGPSCAGIPQWYGGKPRTCQSGELAFWLSDIRHWRDERRLRIGFEPSIYETPALKWTQSSFIQPQMMVHDRFFYDPATQKYTVDKYLSDLESRYGGIDSVLIWHTYPNIGIDSRNQFDMLSDLPGGIPAVKAMIADFHRHGVKVLFPVMVWDQGTRPDPNLWQELNKELAEIGADGVNGDTLDGIPQMLATDSLKNDHPLALEPETGLAADEMINYNTMTWGYWRYDFIPSVSRYKWLEPRHMVNLSNRWAHNHLDDLQAAFFNGTGFESWENIWGIWNQLTPRDAEALRRISAIERVFAAQLITPGWEPHTPTRNYGVFASKWPTETQTLWTLINRNPYEIEGGQLRIQQAKAAHYYDLWHGVELQPTIEDGAIILDFSMETHGYGAILETTQSSAELSPAIQQLLTQMKLLSQQPLDSFSNEWESLPQKLVPIDKTEPAAKQPEGMIRIPAADYTFRVNGIEIEGMNDEGVDVQYPWEDSARRYHEHRMHVDSFWIDKFPVTNADFKRFLDASHYQPADAHNFLKDWQNGTYPEGWANKPVTWVSIEDARAYAKWAGKRLPHEWEWQYAAQGTDGRRYPWGNYEGPATPAATPQAQPASQPAPAPAAPISSPTPAPVKGPAKASPRTTQAAKPSSAPNPPATDKPASSEACPTCPPVVMGSTPDPDRGREALPPSEVNWHPRGASPFGVMDLTGNVWQWTDEYVDEHTRFAILRGGSHYQPQGSRWYFPQAYELSQHGKYLLMAPSLDRSATVGFRCVKDATP